Proteins from a genomic interval of Providencia stuartii:
- a CDS encoding glutathione S-transferase family protein — MTNLSALTIFHDPTSEPSRAVHWLCIEANIPIDIKYTWLTRGEHLSKAFLAVNPLHQIPAMQHNDFCLSEATAIMNYLTDIHGCSDKWFGANHRSKAVINKHLSWYHTNLRKISTLEYFLPVLLMPAYLGIAKPSAIEIEAKLNALHAMFKNLDFLLEGKDFLSGNDISAADLLYACDIFALRIDPNFKQIIERYPNICGWLTKLESRPSYRLSHKAWDYIVPQILALNGGSKGSPAWIADTCEQVIG; from the coding sequence ATGACAAATTTATCCGCATTGACTATTTTTCATGATCCTACCTCAGAGCCAAGTAGAGCAGTTCACTGGCTTTGTATTGAGGCTAATATTCCCATCGATATCAAATACACGTGGTTGACGCGAGGAGAACATCTTTCTAAGGCGTTTTTAGCCGTCAATCCGTTGCATCAGATACCCGCAATGCAGCACAACGACTTTTGCCTTTCCGAAGCAACGGCAATCATGAACTACCTTACCGATATTCACGGTTGTAGTGATAAATGGTTTGGAGCGAACCATAGATCTAAGGCTGTCATCAATAAACATTTATCTTGGTATCATACGAATCTTCGTAAAATTTCAACATTGGAATATTTTCTTCCCGTACTATTAATGCCTGCATATCTTGGGATAGCAAAACCCTCAGCAATTGAGATTGAAGCTAAATTAAATGCACTTCATGCTATGTTTAAAAATTTAGATTTTCTGCTTGAAGGCAAAGATTTCTTATCTGGAAATGATATTTCCGCCGCAGATTTACTCTATGCTTGCGATATTTTTGCTTTAAGGATTGACCCCAATTTTAAGCAAATAATAGAAAGATACCCTAATATCTGTGGCTGGTTAACAAAGCTCGAGTCAAGGCCAAGTTATAGGCTTTCACATAAAGCATGGGATTACATTGTTCCACAAATACTGGCACTAAACGGGGGTTCTAAAGGGTCTCCAGCGTGGATAGCTGATACTTGTGAACAAGTCATCGGGTAA
- the cycA gene encoding D-serine/D-alanine/glycine transporter codes for MEENQSTTSTRSSADRQQLKRSLSNRHIQLIAIGGAIGTGLFMGSGKTISLAGPSIIFVYMIIGFMLFFVMRAMGELLLSNLNYKSFSDFSSDLIGPWAGFFVGWTYWFCWVITGIADIVAITSYVSFWVPDFPEWVTSFICVVVLLTLNLVSVRLFGELEFWFAMIKIVAIVTLIAVGGTLIAMNFQSPAGHTASLSNIWNDGGMFPMGMSGFFAGFQIAIFAFVGIELVGTAAAETRDPEKSLPKAINAIPFRIITFYVLSLIVIMAVTPWRTILADKSPFVEMFVLISLPAAASIVNFVVLTSAASSANSGVFSTSRMLFGLSKEGDAPKQFSRLSKKAVPATGLIFTCICLSFGIVLIYFIPDIMHAFTLVTTVSAILFMFIWSMILYSYLKFRKHRPQLHKASLYKMPAGIVMSWICLAFFAFMVVLLAFQHDTRQALIATPVWFIILLIGYQVVKRRKKTH; via the coding sequence ATGGAAGAAAATCAATCCACAACATCAACACGCTCGTCTGCTGATCGGCAACAGCTAAAACGTAGCCTGAGTAACCGCCATATCCAACTTATCGCTATCGGTGGCGCGATCGGAACTGGGCTATTCATGGGTTCTGGGAAAACCATTTCACTCGCGGGCCCTTCAATCATATTTGTCTATATGATTATTGGCTTCATGCTCTTCTTTGTCATGCGAGCCATGGGCGAATTATTACTTTCCAACCTCAATTACAAATCCTTTAGTGATTTTTCATCCGACCTCATTGGTCCTTGGGCTGGCTTTTTTGTCGGCTGGACTTATTGGTTTTGTTGGGTCATTACAGGTATTGCCGATATTGTCGCCATTACATCCTATGTCAGTTTTTGGGTCCCCGATTTCCCTGAATGGGTGACCTCTTTTATTTGCGTTGTCGTTCTATTAACGCTGAATTTAGTGTCTGTCAGGCTATTTGGTGAACTCGAATTCTGGTTTGCCATGATCAAGATTGTTGCCATTGTCACGCTCATCGCCGTTGGTGGCACCTTAATCGCCATGAACTTTCAATCACCGGCAGGTCATACTGCATCATTAAGTAATATTTGGAATGATGGCGGCATGTTCCCGATGGGAATGAGTGGCTTTTTCGCGGGCTTCCAAATCGCCATTTTTGCCTTTGTAGGAATAGAATTGGTCGGCACTGCCGCAGCAGAAACCCGTGATCCTGAGAAATCTCTGCCAAAAGCAATTAATGCTATTCCTTTTAGGATCATTACCTTTTATGTGTTATCGCTGATTGTGATTATGGCGGTAACGCCATGGCGCACAATTTTAGCGGATAAAAGCCCATTTGTTGAAATGTTTGTATTGATTAGCTTACCGGCAGCTGCGAGTATTGTTAACTTTGTTGTACTGACATCGGCAGCCTCTTCGGCTAATAGTGGCGTCTTTTCAACCAGCCGCATGCTATTTGGCCTATCAAAAGAAGGCGATGCACCAAAACAGTTTAGTCGTTTATCAAAAAAAGCTGTTCCAGCCACGGGACTGATCTTTACCTGTATTTGTCTCAGCTTTGGTATCGTACTGATCTATTTCATTCCTGATATCATGCATGCTTTTACATTAGTCACGACTGTATCAGCAATCCTATTTATGTTTATCTGGAGTATGATCTTATACAGTTACCTCAAATTTAGAAAACATCGCCCACAGCTCCATAAAGCTTCACTTTATAAAATGCCGGCGGGTATTGTGATGTCTTGGATTTGTTTGGCTTTCTTCGCATTTATGGTCGTGCTACTGGCATTTCAACATGATACAAGACAAGCACTGATCGCGACTCCTGTCTGGTTTATCATTCTATTAATTGGTTACCAAGTCGTTAAACGCCGTAAGAAAACGCATTAA
- the putP gene encoding sodium/proline symporter PutP, whose amino-acid sequence MTVSTPMIIMFIVYITGMLLIGYLAYRSTKNFDDYILGGRSLGSVVTALSAGASDMSGWLLMGLPGAIFLAGISEAWIAIGLSLGAYLNWLFVAGRLRVQTEKNNNALTLPDYFTSRFEDNSKILRIISAVVILVFFTIYCASGVVAGGLLFESTFNISYEKAMWLGALATIAYTFLGGFLAVSWTDTVQASLMIFALILTPIVIIFSLGGADTAIEVIKAKNPEYLDMFKGLNFVAIISLLGWGLGYFGQPHILARFMAADSHRTIRSARRISMTWMILCLGGTTAVGFFGIAYFEMNPALASSVMGNNERIFMELAGILFNPWIAGILLSAILAAVMSTLSCQLLVCASALTEDLYKPFIRKKASQKELVWVGRLMVLLVAAIAIYIARDPDSKVLALVSNAWAGFGAAFGPVVLMSVLWKRMTRTGALAGMIVGAVTVLVWMKYKWFALYEIIPGFILATIAIVLVSLLTKAPSAAAQARFEQAEAEYKTK is encoded by the coding sequence ATGACTGTAAGCACTCCGATGATCATTATGTTCATCGTATATATTACTGGCATGTTACTTATTGGCTATTTAGCTTATCGCTCAACGAAAAATTTTGATGATTATATTTTAGGCGGGCGAAGTTTGGGTAGCGTGGTAACAGCCTTATCGGCCGGTGCCTCCGACATGAGTGGGTGGTTGCTAATGGGGTTACCTGGCGCTATTTTCCTCGCGGGTATTTCGGAAGCTTGGATTGCGATAGGATTGAGTTTAGGCGCTTACCTCAATTGGCTATTTGTCGCTGGGCGTTTACGCGTTCAAACTGAGAAAAATAATAATGCGTTAACCTTGCCTGATTATTTTACTAGTCGCTTTGAAGATAATAGTAAAATTTTGCGTATTATCTCCGCTGTTGTCATTTTAGTGTTCTTTACCATCTACTGTGCTTCTGGTGTTGTCGCTGGTGGCCTATTGTTTGAAAGTACTTTTAATATTAGCTACGAAAAAGCAATGTGGCTTGGGGCATTAGCAACAATCGCATATACATTCCTAGGGGGATTCTTAGCGGTAAGTTGGACAGATACCGTCCAAGCCTCGTTAATGATATTCGCATTGATTTTAACGCCTATCGTGATCATCTTCTCATTAGGCGGTGCCGATACCGCAATTGAGGTGATTAAAGCTAAAAACCCTGAATATTTAGATATGTTTAAAGGGTTGAATTTTGTTGCCATTATCTCGCTATTAGGGTGGGGGCTAGGCTATTTCGGGCAACCACATATTTTAGCTCGCTTTATGGCTGCGGATTCTCATCGTACTATCCGTTCTGCTCGTCGTATCAGTATGACTTGGATGATTTTGTGTCTCGGTGGAACGACGGCTGTTGGTTTCTTTGGTATTGCTTATTTTGAAATGAATCCTGCATTAGCCTCTTCGGTTATGGGGAATAATGAGCGTATTTTCATGGAGCTAGCGGGGATACTCTTTAATCCTTGGATTGCCGGTATCTTATTATCCGCTATTTTAGCCGCGGTTATGAGTACATTAAGTTGCCAATTATTAGTATGCGCAAGTGCTTTAACTGAAGATTTGTATAAGCCATTCATTCGTAAAAAAGCAAGCCAGAAAGAACTCGTTTGGGTTGGTCGTTTAATGGTTCTGTTAGTGGCAGCGATTGCGATCTACATCGCAAGAGACCCTGATAGCAAAGTTCTGGCACTGGTTAGTAATGCATGGGCTGGTTTTGGTGCGGCTTTTGGTCCCGTTGTCTTAATGTCAGTATTGTGGAAGCGCATGACACGAACAGGGGCTCTTGCAGGGATGATAGTTGGAGCTGTCACAGTATTAGTTTGGATGAAGTACAAGTGGTTTGCACTGTATGAAATTATTCCTGGCTTTATTCTTGCGACTATTGCAATTGTCCTTGTTAGCCTATTAACAAAGGCACCAAGTGCTGCTGCTCAGGCGCGTTTCGAACAAGCTGAGGCGGAATATAAAACGAAGTAA
- the fliZ gene encoding flagella biosynthesis regulatory protein FliZ — MSASIVKKRPLSRYIKDFKHSQTHCAHCHKTLDRISLVFNDSILNKEAIAEMTELVDENTWVELQDKFTALCRFCSEIYCNSNTDFFDIMSFKQYLFLQTEMSHSTVREYVVRLRRLDELLSSSNFSMKEFTASKIQEQLSDKMTESAFSNYNIALRKYEQYLYWESEKN, encoded by the coding sequence ATGTCTGCTTCTATTGTTAAGAAACGGCCGCTGAGTCGTTATATCAAAGACTTTAAACACAGCCAAACTCATTGTGCACATTGTCATAAAACACTGGATCGTATCTCTCTAGTCTTTAATGATAGCATCTTGAATAAAGAAGCTATTGCGGAGATGACCGAGCTAGTTGATGAAAATACATGGGTTGAATTACAAGATAAATTTACCGCACTTTGTCGTTTTTGCAGTGAAATTTATTGCAATAGTAATACTGATTTCTTTGACATCATGTCATTTAAACAGTATTTATTCTTACAGACTGAAATGAGCCACAGCACAGTTCGCGAATATGTTGTTCGTTTGCGCCGTCTTGATGAACTTCTCTCATCGTCTAATTTTTCAATGAAAGAGTTTACAGCGAGCAAAATTCAAGAGCAATTAAGCGATAAAATGACTGAATCTGCTTTTAGCAACTACAATATTGCGCTACGTAAATATGAGCAATACTTGTATTGGGAATCAGAGAAAAATTAA
- a CDS encoding DUF5339 domain-containing protein, producing MKKLILACGMGLMALTITACSDEEKKSEVAGATETCNTYFAEIDSLIAKASENPEAKAQLDAMKGQLEEGKKQVAALPKDQQDKACQQGIDAMKQMKSALGLQ from the coding sequence ATGAAAAAGTTAATTCTAGCTTGCGGTATGGGTTTAATGGCATTAACGATCACAGCTTGTTCTGATGAAGAGAAAAAATCAGAAGTTGCGGGTGCAACAGAAACTTGTAATACCTACTTTGCTGAGATTGATTCTCTGATTGCAAAAGCGTCTGAAAATCCAGAAGCAAAAGCTCAATTAGATGCTATGAAAGGCCAATTAGAAGAAGGTAAAAAACAAGTTGCAGCACTACCTAAAGATCAGCAAGATAAAGCTTGCCAACAAGGTATTGATGCAATGAAACAAATGAAATCTGCTTTAGGCCTACAGTAA
- the putA gene encoding trifunctional transcriptional regulator/proline dehydrogenase/L-glutamate gamma-semialdehyde dehydrogenase — MSSTTTMGVRLDEATRERIKTAAQRLDRTPHWLIKQAIFNYLEQLDNQQFIPEISAGQDNKDGQISEEESLTESNYQPFLDFAEHILPQSVKRSAITSAYRIPETQALPMLLQQAQLPAEQADAAHQLAYSIAEKLRNQKNGIGRSGLVQGLLQEFSLSSQEGVALMCLAEALLRIPDKATRDALIRDKISTGNWQSHLGQSSSMFVNAATWGLLFTGKLVSTHNEAKLSSSLNRIISKSGEPLIRKGVDMAMRLMGEQFVTGETIAQALANARKLEEKGFRYSYDMLGEAALTEKDAQDYMVSYQQAIHAIGKASNGRGIYEGPGISIKLSALHPRYSRAQYSRVMEELYPRLLSLVLQAHQYDVGINIDAEEADRLEISLDLLEKLCFEPKLAGWNGIGFVIQAYQKRCPFVIDSIIDLAERSKRRLMIRLVKGAYWDSEIKRAQVDGLEGYPVYTRKVYTDVSYLACARKLLSVPNLIYPQFATHNAHTLAAIYQIAGKNYYPGQYEFQCLHGMGEPLYEQVVGKVADGKLNRPCRIYAPVGTHETLLAYLVRRLLENGANTSFVNRIADATIPLDELVADPVKEVLELSKVEGQIGLPHPKIALPRDLYGQRRVNSMGLDLSNEHRLASLSSALLTAAMQEKLAQPLLGGDYQSTEAAENRVPVINPACHSDIVGHVREATLEEAEYALNIASDAGAIWFATPPSERAAILLRAADIMEQQLQPLLDVLVREAGKTYANAISEVREAVDFLNYYATQVRDDFDNNTHRPLGPVVCISPWNFPLAIFTGQIAAALAAGNTVLAKPAEQTPLIGSIAISILHQAGIPREVLQFLPGKGETIGAKLVGDTRVRGVMFTGSTEVAGLLQRNIAGRLDAQGRPTPLIAETGGLNAMIVDSSALTEQVVTDVVASAFDSAGQRCSALRILCVQEDVADRTIRMLKGAMEECRMGNPEHLYTDIGPVIDSEAKENIEQHIQQMRSKGKEVFQAVFNHNEDLHEQSEGTYVKPTLIELDNVSELKKEIFGPVLHVVRYKREQLVDIIEQINAAGYGLTLGVHTRIDETINQVVARAKVGNLYVNRNMVGAVVGVQPFGGEGLSGTGPKAGGPLYLYRLLSERPDNAVSRTLERQDSELALDATARPILLESFNALSTWLEKQEHHIESEVLEQFARHAQAGTSRLLPGPTGEKNTYTLTPRGTILCLSDNEKDCLVQLAGVLASGCQALWPESEIHQKLYKSLPEKVRHAVAMTKNWQEHHGHIEAVIYHGDSDQLKVVCESIAQRKGPIISVQGFERGETNLLLERLVHERSLSINTAAAGGNASLMTIG, encoded by the coding sequence ATGAGTAGTACGACAACTATGGGTGTGAGACTTGATGAAGCGACTCGTGAACGCATTAAAACTGCTGCTCAACGTCTTGACCGCACGCCGCATTGGCTAATTAAGCAAGCCATATTCAATTATCTTGAACAGCTTGATAATCAGCAGTTCATCCCTGAGATCTCCGCAGGACAAGATAACAAAGACGGCCAAATATCAGAAGAAGAATCACTAACAGAATCGAATTATCAGCCTTTTTTGGATTTTGCTGAACATATTTTACCCCAATCGGTTAAACGCTCAGCGATTACATCCGCTTATCGCATTCCTGAAACGCAAGCGCTTCCCATGTTATTGCAACAAGCGCAATTGCCCGCTGAACAAGCCGATGCAGCACACCAGTTGGCTTACTCCATAGCGGAAAAACTACGTAACCAAAAAAATGGCATTGGTCGTTCTGGATTAGTTCAAGGCTTATTACAAGAGTTTTCACTTTCTTCACAAGAAGGTGTTGCGCTCATGTGCTTAGCTGAAGCGCTATTACGTATCCCAGATAAAGCAACACGTGACGCACTGATCCGAGATAAAATCAGTACGGGTAATTGGCAATCCCATTTAGGGCAAAGTAGCTCAATGTTTGTCAATGCAGCAACTTGGGGCTTATTGTTCACTGGTAAATTAGTTTCTACGCATAATGAAGCAAAACTCTCTAGCTCTTTAAACCGTATTATTAGTAAGAGTGGTGAACCATTAATCCGCAAAGGCGTTGATATGGCGATGCGCTTGATGGGTGAGCAGTTTGTTACTGGTGAAACTATCGCACAAGCATTAGCAAATGCTCGGAAACTGGAAGAAAAAGGGTTTCGCTACTCTTATGACATGTTAGGTGAAGCAGCACTAACAGAAAAAGATGCCCAAGATTATATGGTGTCATACCAACAAGCTATTCATGCAATCGGTAAAGCATCTAATGGCCGAGGCATCTATGAAGGCCCAGGCATTTCTATTAAATTATCTGCCTTGCATCCCCGCTATAGTCGCGCACAATATTCGCGCGTCATGGAAGAGTTGTATCCTCGTTTATTATCATTAGTGCTACAAGCACATCAATATGATGTGGGGATCAATATCGATGCGGAAGAAGCAGATCGCTTAGAAATCTCACTCGATTTACTCGAAAAACTCTGTTTCGAGCCTAAACTTGCCGGTTGGAATGGGATTGGCTTCGTCATCCAAGCCTACCAAAAGCGCTGCCCATTTGTAATCGACTCTATTATTGATCTTGCAGAACGCAGTAAGCGTCGATTAATGATCCGTCTAGTTAAAGGGGCTTATTGGGATAGCGAGATCAAACGCGCACAAGTTGATGGCTTAGAAGGTTATCCTGTTTATACACGTAAGGTCTATACTGACGTTTCATATCTGGCTTGTGCTCGTAAATTATTGTCTGTTCCAAACCTTATCTATCCACAGTTTGCAACACATAACGCTCATACCCTCGCTGCTATCTATCAAATTGCAGGGAAAAATTACTATCCAGGCCAATACGAGTTCCAATGCTTACATGGCATGGGGGAGCCGCTATACGAACAAGTGGTTGGAAAAGTTGCTGACGGCAAGCTTAATCGTCCTTGCCGTATTTACGCGCCAGTTGGTACTCATGAAACGTTGTTAGCCTATTTGGTTCGTCGTCTACTCGAAAATGGAGCTAACACTTCATTTGTTAACCGTATTGCGGATGCAACGATTCCTCTTGATGAGTTAGTTGCTGACCCAGTGAAAGAAGTACTTGAGCTTTCTAAAGTCGAAGGACAAATTGGTTTACCGCATCCTAAAATTGCATTACCTCGTGATCTTTATGGCCAGCGTCGCGTCAATTCAATGGGGCTGGATCTGTCAAATGAGCACCGTTTAGCTTCACTTTCTAGCGCTCTTTTAACGGCTGCAATGCAGGAAAAATTAGCTCAGCCACTGTTAGGAGGGGATTATCAATCTACGGAAGCAGCCGAAAACAGAGTGCCTGTCATTAATCCTGCCTGCCATTCCGATATTGTTGGTCACGTGCGTGAAGCAACGTTAGAGGAAGCTGAATATGCATTAAATATCGCCAGTGATGCCGGTGCGATTTGGTTTGCTACTCCACCTTCAGAGCGTGCGGCGATATTACTACGTGCCGCTGATATCATGGAGCAACAGCTACAGCCATTGTTAGATGTGCTTGTTCGTGAGGCGGGTAAAACCTACGCGAATGCGATTTCAGAAGTTCGAGAAGCCGTCGATTTCCTCAATTATTATGCAACTCAAGTCAGAGATGATTTTGATAACAATACGCATCGACCACTAGGTCCTGTCGTCTGTATTAGCCCATGGAACTTCCCATTAGCTATTTTTACAGGGCAAATAGCGGCAGCATTAGCGGCAGGTAATACCGTATTAGCAAAACCGGCGGAGCAAACTCCTCTTATAGGCTCAATTGCAATATCGATACTCCATCAGGCGGGTATTCCACGTGAAGTATTGCAATTTTTACCGGGTAAAGGGGAAACTATCGGTGCGAAACTGGTTGGTGATACAAGAGTTCGTGGCGTTATGTTTACTGGTTCTACTGAGGTGGCAGGTTTATTGCAACGTAACATTGCAGGCAGGCTGGATGCTCAAGGCCGCCCAACACCACTCATTGCCGAGACGGGCGGGTTGAATGCGATGATCGTGGATTCATCAGCCTTAACGGAGCAAGTTGTCACCGATGTGGTCGCTTCCGCGTTCGATAGTGCGGGTCAACGCTGTTCGGCTTTACGTATTTTGTGTGTTCAGGAAGATGTCGCGGATCGCACAATTCGTATGCTTAAAGGTGCGATGGAAGAGTGCCGTATGGGGAATCCTGAGCATCTGTATACTGACATTGGGCCTGTCATTGATAGCGAAGCTAAAGAGAATATTGAGCAACATATTCAACAAATGCGTAGCAAAGGCAAAGAGGTGTTCCAAGCCGTATTCAATCATAATGAGGATCTCCATGAGCAATCTGAAGGTACTTATGTGAAACCAACATTGATTGAATTGGATAACGTCAGTGAACTGAAAAAAGAAATCTTTGGTCCTGTGCTACATGTTGTTCGTTACAAACGAGAACAACTCGTTGATATTATTGAGCAGATCAATGCTGCGGGTTATGGATTAACGTTAGGCGTTCATACTCGAATTGATGAAACCATCAACCAAGTCGTTGCAAGAGCCAAAGTTGGCAACCTGTATGTTAACCGGAATATGGTTGGTGCGGTTGTCGGTGTTCAACCATTTGGTGGTGAAGGTCTGTCGGGTACTGGACCGAAAGCGGGTGGACCACTCTATCTGTATCGATTATTAAGTGAACGTCCAGATAATGCTGTCTCTCGTACGCTCGAAAGACAAGATAGTGAGCTTGCACTAGATGCCACTGCACGCCCTATTCTACTTGAGTCTTTCAATGCCCTTTCTACATGGTTAGAGAAACAAGAACACCATATAGAATCTGAAGTCTTAGAGCAATTTGCACGCCATGCACAAGCAGGTACATCACGTTTACTACCGGGACCTACGGGTGAAAAGAACACGTATACCTTAACACCACGTGGCACGATTTTATGTCTTAGTGATAATGAAAAAGACTGTTTAGTGCAATTGGCTGGGGTTCTTGCCAGCGGCTGCCAAGCATTATGGCCTGAAAGTGAGATCCACCAAAAGCTCTACAAATCACTGCCTGAAAAAGTGCGTCATGCAGTTGCAATGACAAAAAATTGGCAAGAACATCATGGCCATATTGAAGCCGTTATTTATCATGGTGACAGTGACCAACTCAAAGTTGTCTGCGAGAGTATCGCTCAACGTAAAGGCCCAATCATTTCAGTACAAGGTTTCGAACGTGGTGAAACCAACTTATTACTTGAAAGATTAGTCCATGAACGTTCATTGAGCATCAATACCGCAGCAGCAGGTGGTAATGCAAGCCTAATGACCATTGGCTAA